Proteins encoded within one genomic window of Arachis ipaensis cultivar K30076 chromosome B08, Araip1.1, whole genome shotgun sequence:
- the LOC107612150 gene encoding serine/threonine-protein phosphatase 7 long form homolog isoform X1 → MARLKIDLLQPRDFIWMPYSALDVIQVVHPEVLEPRHTMLWRCVTSLIYFAVVEWHQVDRVLPQFGGVQPPPHPALNIDFLMSKDGRGGDRWFSLHLPDCHLHWQNRAEHILQFDIVADPGPSLDFLAWWHQHGKRFLSPEMYLGDPRGIPILDEATQRGAGRIPDMDRVDDVPDRRRVERRARVGTRRSQREWRWLDHAMEEGDEAARGRETTWAWRQEEGGCC, encoded by the exons ATGGCTCGCCTGAAGATCGACTTGTTACAGCCTCGAGAT TTCATATGGATGCCCTATAGCGCACTCGACGTCATCCAGGTTGTCCATCCGGAGGTCTTAGAGCCTCGGCATACGATGTTATGGCGGTGTGTGACGTCCCTGATATATTTTGCGGTGGTTGAGTGGCATCAGGTTGATAGAGTGTTACCGCAGTTTGGCGGCGTACAGCCCCCGCCGCatcccgccctgaacatcgacttctTGATGTCAAAGGACGGGAGAGGAGGCGACCGTTGGTTCTCGTTGCACTTACCTGACTGCCATCTTCACTGGCAGAATCGTGCGGAGCACATTTTACAGTTCGACATCGTGGCTGACCCGGGTCCCTCGCTTGATTTCTTGGCATGGTGGCACCAGCACGGGAAGAGGTTCTTGTCGCCCGAGATGTACTTGGGGGATCCGAGAGGTATTCCTATTCTGGATGAGGCGACGCAGAGGGGTGCCGGCCGAATTCCTGATATGGACCGAGTCGACGATGTTCCTGACAGACGTCGTGTTGAGAGGAGAGCTCGAGTTGGGACACGTCGTAGCCAGCGTGAGTGGCGGTGGCTGGATCATGCTATGGAGGAGGGTGATGAGGCTGCTAGGGGGCGGGAGACGACGTGGGCGTGGAGGCAGGAGGAGGGGGGCTGCTGCTAG